One genomic segment of Streptomyces sp. NBC_00239 includes these proteins:
- a CDS encoding ABC-F family ATP-binding cassette domain-containing protein, producing MGHLEASHLEYYLPDGRVLLPDVSIRVGEGSVAALVGANGAGKTTLLKLVSGELQPHGGGVTVSGGLGVMSQFVGSVRDETTVRDLLVSVAQPRIREAAKAVDRAEHLIMTVDDEAAQMAYAQALSDWADVQGYEAETLWDVCTMAALGMPYDKAQFREVRTLSGGEQKRLVLEALLRGPDEVLLLDEPDNYLDVPGKRWLEEQLKATRKTVLFVSHDRELLTQAAQKIISLEASPMGTDVWVHGAGFGTYHEARKERFARFEELKRRWDEEHARLKALVLRLRNQAASSPDMASRYRAMQTRFQKFEEAGPPPEPPREQDIRMRLKGGRTGVRALTVENLELTGLMKPFSLEVFYGERVAVLGSNGSGKSHFLRLLAGEDVKHTGAWKLGARVVPGHFAQTHAHPELFGRTLVDILWTEAAKPLGAAMSVLRRYELERQGDQPFEKLSGGQQARFQILLLELSGTTALLLDEPTDNLDLESAEALQDGLESYDGTVLCVTHDRWFARSFDRYLVFGSDGVVRETTEPVWDERRVERKR from the coding sequence ATGGGACATCTTGAAGCCAGCCACCTGGAGTACTACCTGCCCGACGGGCGGGTTCTGCTTCCCGACGTCTCGATCCGCGTGGGGGAGGGCTCGGTGGCCGCCCTGGTCGGGGCGAACGGCGCCGGCAAGACGACCCTGCTGAAGCTGGTCTCCGGCGAGCTCCAGCCGCACGGCGGCGGGGTCACCGTGAGCGGCGGGCTCGGGGTGATGTCGCAGTTCGTGGGCTCGGTGCGGGACGAGACGACCGTGCGGGACCTGCTGGTCTCGGTGGCCCAGCCGCGCATCCGGGAGGCCGCGAAGGCGGTGGACCGGGCCGAGCACCTGATCATGACGGTCGACGACGAGGCCGCGCAGATGGCGTACGCGCAGGCGCTCAGCGACTGGGCCGACGTCCAGGGCTACGAGGCGGAGACCCTGTGGGACGTCTGCACGATGGCCGCGCTCGGGATGCCGTACGACAAGGCGCAGTTCCGCGAGGTGCGCACGCTCTCCGGCGGTGAGCAGAAGCGGCTGGTGCTGGAGGCGCTGCTGCGCGGTCCGGACGAGGTGCTGCTGCTCGACGAGCCGGACAACTACCTCGACGTCCCGGGCAAGCGGTGGCTGGAGGAGCAGCTCAAGGCCACCCGCAAGACCGTGCTGTTCGTCTCCCACGACCGTGAGCTGCTCACCCAGGCCGCCCAGAAGATCATCAGCCTTGAGGCGAGCCCGATGGGCACGGACGTGTGGGTGCACGGCGCGGGCTTCGGCACGTACCACGAGGCCCGCAAGGAGCGCTTCGCCCGCTTCGAGGAGCTCAAGCGGCGCTGGGACGAGGAGCACGCCCGGCTGAAGGCCCTGGTGCTGCGGCTGCGCAACCAGGCGGCGAGCAGCCCCGACATGGCCTCCCGGTACCGGGCGATGCAGACCCGGTTCCAGAAGTTCGAGGAGGCCGGCCCGCCGCCGGAGCCGCCCCGCGAGCAGGACATCCGGATGCGGCTCAAGGGCGGGCGCACCGGCGTGCGCGCGCTCACCGTGGAGAACCTGGAGCTCACGGGGCTGATGAAGCCCTTCTCGCTGGAGGTCTTCTACGGGGAGCGGGTCGCGGTGCTGGGCTCCAACGGCTCCGGCAAGTCGCACTTCCTGCGGCTGCTGGCCGGCGAGGACGTCAAGCACACCGGTGCCTGGAAGCTGGGCGCCCGCGTGGTCCCCGGCCACTTCGCGCAGACCCACGCCCACCCCGAGCTGTTCGGGCGCACCCTCGTCGACATCCTGTGGACGGAGGCCGCCAAGCCGCTCGGCGCCGCGATGTCGGTGCTGCGCCGGTACGAGCTGGAGCGGCAGGGCGACCAGCCGTTCGAGAAGCTGTCGGGCGGGCAGCAGGCCCGGTTCCAGATCCTGCTGCTGGAGCTGTCGGGCACCACGGCGCTGCTGCTGGACGAGCCGACCGACAACCTCGACCTGGAGTCGGCGGAGGCCCTCCAGGACGGCCTGGAGTCGTACGACGGCACGGTGCTGTGCGTGACCCACGACCGCTGGTTCGCGCGCTCGTTCGACCGCTACCTGGTCTTCGGTTCCGACGGCGTCGTACGCGAGACCACCGAGCCCGTCTGGGACGAGCGGCGGGTCGAGCGGAAGCGCTAG